In a single window of the Raphanus sativus cultivar WK10039 chromosome 9, ASM80110v3, whole genome shotgun sequence genome:
- the LOC108825841 gene encoding sm-like protein LSM4, with protein MLPLSLLKTAQGHPMLVELKNGETYNGHLVNCDTWMNIHLREVICTSKDGDRFWRMPECYIRGNTIKYLRVPDEVIDKVQEEKTRTDRKPPGVGRGRGRGVDDGGARGRGRGAPMAKMTGNRGAGRGRG; from the exons ATG CTTCCTCTTTCGCTACTCAAGACTGCTCAAGGACATCCCATG CTTGTGGAGCTTAAGAATGGAGAGACCTACAATGGGCATTTAGTAAATTGCGATACATGGATGAACATCCATCTGCGTGAAGTAATCTGCACATCAAAG GACGGAGACAGGTTTTGGAGGATGCCGGAATGTTATATCCGTGGTAACACTATCAAGTACCTTCGAGTTCCGGATGAG GTGATTGATAAAGTACAGGAGGAGAAGACCCGCACAG ATAGAAAACCACCAGGGGTTGGACGTGGAAGAGGACGTGGCGTGGATGATGGAGGGGCCAGAGGCCGAGGCAGAGGTGCTCCAATGGCGAAGATGACTGGCAACAGAG GAGCAGGGCGTGGA
- the LOC108826285 gene encoding protein RALF-like 22: MVSSRVIYVLVTILLVVTVAATVEAGGYEDTLGFVSSNCRGSIADCISEEEEFGLDSEISRRILASKKYVSYGAMRKNNVPCSRRGASYYNCQRGAQANPYSRGCSTITRCRR, translated from the coding sequence ATGGTGAGCTCTCGTGTGATATACGTCCTAGTCACGATTCTCCTGGTCGTGACCGTTGCCGCGACTGTCGAAGCCGGAGGCTACGAAGACACGTTGGGATTCGTGTCCTCTAACTGTAGAGGATCAATCGCAGATTGTATATcggaagaagaagagtttggaCTCGACTCTGAGATCAGCAGGCGCATTTTAGCCTCGAAGAAGTACGTAAGCTATGGTGCGATGAGGAAGAACAATGTTCCTTGTTCTAGACGCGGCGCATCTTACTACAACTGCCAACGTGGCGCTCAGGCTAACCCTTACAGCCGCGGCTGCAGCACAATCACGAGGTGTAGACGTTGA
- the LOC108826242 gene encoding uncharacterized protein LOC108826242, whose translation MVNSYTPIRFTILVSFSLAAAASSFKLSASHSPPPSRPRATADDLLAVLGQPSAAACTVTPTVSRELRSRLRFLVPFQPRKPKPDSGRCPGKINTVEDENSLVWWPPEAVLELARLAVDSGGDPGSIHRALDPAIIPVPRTNECHLTRTPYGRHFIAQEVNLYFEFLFRLIESRGPSVGLNVSLSRYDLFHGHLFLAPDSGRLGILFHAKEYPAYDESVFPYNMGYCQRGSDVKYGDSINLRNILWLAPLPSKSGPGWLAPGVLVVLDAHPDGIIYRDLIPSYVKFVRTIYEDDLGTSAVDVNYLNVGGAEEPDYQLFIC comes from the exons ATGGTGAATTCGTATACGCCCATCCGTTTCACCATCCTCGTCTCCTTCTCCCTCGCTGCCGCCGCCTCTTCCTTCAAGCTCTCCGCCTCCCATTCTCCTCCTCCCTCGCGTCCAAGAGCCACCGCCGACGACCTCCTCGCCGTTCTAGGACAGCCCTCCGCCGCCGCGTGCACCGTCACACCCACCGTCTCTCGAGAACTCCGCTCGCGTCTCAGGTTCCTCGTCCCCTTCCAGCCGCGCAAACCCAAACCCGATTCCGGACGGTGCCCGGGGAAAATCAACACCGTCGAGGATGAGAATTCTCTCGTGTGGTGGCCACCGGAGGCGGTTCTCGAGCTCGCTCGTCTTGCTGTCGACTCGGGAGGTGACCCCGGTTCGATTCACCGAGCTCTCGATCCCGCAATCATCCCG GTTCCGAGAACAAACGAGTGTCATCTCACAAGGACTCCTTACGGCCGTCACTTCATAGCTCAA GAAGTGAACTTGTATTTCGAGTTCTTGTTTCGTCTAATTGAATCCAGGGGACCGAGTGTTGGGCTCAATGTTTCGTTGAGTCGATATGATTTGTTCCATGGCCACCTGTTCCTTGCTCCAGACTCTGGACGACTTGGAATATT GTTTCATGCTAAAGAGTATCCAGCTTATGACGAGAGTGTGTTTCCTTACAACATGGGATATTGTCAGAGAG GATCCGATGTGAAGTACGGTGATTCAATTAACTTAAGAAACATCCTTTGGCTTGCACCATTACCCAGCAAATCTGGTCCAGGTTGGCTTGCTCCAG GTGTACTTGTGGTGCTTGATGCGCATCCAGATGGAATCATATACCGAGATCTCATCCCTAGCTATGTTAAGTTTGTAAGAACTATCTACGAAG ATGATTTGGGAACTAGTGCTGTTGATGTCAATTACTTGAATGTGGGAGGAGCTGAGGAACCTGATTATCAGCTTTTCATTTGCTGA
- the LOC108827717 gene encoding PWWP domain-containing protein 1, with protein sequence MDEDPEIPQQTNPIEDPEVIPTLSGDAADVDSSLDAAAASSSSPTELDSSVADDDGDGGARVSESERSEKKPDLTATNEEDDVSETEPRVSEIIKSEDEIDKSDDSPELHKQEDDNDDEVGSEADDVAFEEEEKRGALEKPAVTDYKSLLSEFDDYVASEKMGSGVSRALSYGFQVGDLVWGKVKSHPWWPGHIFNEAFASPSVRRMRRVDHVLVAFFGDSSYGWFDPAELIPFEPHLPEKAHQTAAKHFVRAVEEAVDEASRRSALGLTCKCRNPYNFRATSVQDYFSVDVPDYEVQGVYSWEQIKKARDEFSPAEALSFVKGLALAPRECDDDDDDESLGFLKKKAAVSAFRKAVFEEFDETYSQAFGSKSVRASVTSNEPHNRTPSRAPLSGPLVIAETLGVPKSSKTPTKVKDSKKQDKYLLKRRDEAGDKNVPLGQVEASSSTGVGGSSDGDSVLLRRVSKLQSPIKDEQPGIVSMDSNSSSAAIPGTVPKLSLDEEKDVAEESAEKTEERTVVNPEHVKSEAMAPLKQEAGPDSAGSSLQPLIESPRGSTGSIIKKLKAAKRSSSEMGTENPPSEPVKKKKKMKEPNSNLPRKRKLPLSSGEPVAKKLPQLGSAHLHTYMEADVPKLLGHLQDLCIEPFSGSSVASFGAARKFFIRFRSLNYQKSLSVSSSDATSALNAKDSKPGKTVNRTEDPSKAGKKRLSSDRQDEIPLVKKLKKTNQLKPMASEKLIKREAKETIKPVREQSGAVQARPLKPQTGKKTAPSAKVVEPTMLVMKFPPGTSLPSPALLKARFGRFGLLDQSAIRVFWKSSTCRVVFLYKADAQTAFRYATGNNSLFSNVNVRYFLRDVDAPKAETQEQENAKEDDEPQSQVPDPTSPRYQPKLPPPPKSNLKSCLKKLGDDTSSNRPRVKFMLEGEENSSKATTTNEPSNRNDGPSSSSFGMEFVSKKFQNVVHHHQHQQLPPPSTLPPILPLPPQYSKPIKTVDHVEPPMPPPPPSRSFPGPSSAVGAGDISHQMLNLLSKCNDVVANVTGLLGYVPYHPL encoded by the exons ATGGACGAAGATCCTGAGATTCCCCAACAAACTAATCCAATCGAAGATCCCGAGGTGATTCCGACGCTCTCAGGTGATGCTGCTGATGTTGATTCGAGCCTGGATGCTGcagcagcttcttcttcttcacctacGGAGCTCGATTCATCGGTTGCTGACGACGACGGCGACGGCGGTGCTAGGGTTTCCGAGAGCGAGAGATCGGAGAAGAAGCCTGATCTCACTGCGACTAACGAGGAAGACGACGTAAGCGAAACGGAGCCTAGGGTTTCTGAGATTATTAAGAGCGAGGATGAGATTGACAAGTCTGATGACAGTCCCGAGCTTCATAAACAAGaagatgataatgatgatgaggTTGGATCCGAAGCTGATGACGTGGCGttcgaggaagaagaaaagCGAGGAGCTTTAGAGAAACCGGCGGTTACGGATTACAAATCTCTCTTATCCGAGTTCGACGATTACGTGGCGAGCGAGAAGATGGGCTCCGGAGTGTCCAGAGCCTTGAGCTACGGGTTCCAAGTGGGAGACTTGGTGTGGGGGAAAGTAAAGTCTCACCCTTGGTGGCCTGGCCACATCTTCAACGAAGCCTTCGCGTCTCCCTCCGTTCGCCGCATGAGGAGAGTGGACCACGTCCTCGTCGCCTTCTTCGGCGACAGCAGTTACGGATGGTTCGATCCCGCCGAGCTCATCCCCTTCGAGCCTCATTTACCCGAGAAGGCGCACCAGACGGCCGCCAAGCACTTTGTGAGAGCTGTGGAGGAAGCTGTGGACGAGGCGAGTAGGAGGTCGGCGCTTGGGCTGACTTGTAAATGCAGGAACCCGTATAACTTTAGGGCGACTAGTGTTCAGGATTACTTCTCTGTTGATGTCCCGGATTACGAGGTTCAAGGGGTTTACTCTTGGGAGCAGATTAAGAAAGCGAGGGATGAGTTTTCGCCTGCTGAGGCTTTATCGTTTGTGAAAGGGTTGGCTTTAGCGCCTCGGGagtgtgatgatgatgatgatgatgagagttTGGGTTTTTTGAAGAAGAAAGCGGCGGTTTCTGCTTTCCGCAAGGCAGTGTTTGAGGAGTTCGATGAAACGTATTCGCAGGCTTTTGGGTCGAAGTCTGTGCGTGCTTCGGTGACTTCGAATGAACCCCATAATAGAACACCCTCTCGAG CTCCCTTGAGTGGCCCGCTGGTGATAGCAGAAACTCTAGGTGTACCGAAGAGCTCTAAGACCCCCACAAAGGTTAAGGATtcgaagaaacaagacaagtATCTTCTCAAACGCAGAGATGAAGCTGGTGATAAGAATGTTCCATTGGGCCAAGTCGAAGCAAGTTCAAGCACGGGCGTTGGTGGATCTTCGGACGGGGACTCTGTGCTACTGAGAAGAGTGTCAAAGCTTCAAAGTCCAATAAAAGATGAGCAGCCTGGGATTGTGAGCATGGATTCCAACTCTTCAAGTGCAGCTATTCCTGGGACTGTTCCAAAGCTCTCTCTTGATGAAGAAAAGGATGTAGCTGAAGAATCAGCAGAGAAAACGGAAGAAAGAACTGTAGTAAATCCAGAGCATGTGAAATCTGAAGCTATGGCGCCTCTTAAGCAAGAGGCTGGACCGGATTCAGCTGGAAGCTCTCTCCAGCCCCTGATTGAGTCTCCTCGAGGTTCCACAGGATCTATAATCAAGAAACTCAAAGCTGCTAAACGATCTTCAAGCGAAATGGGCACTGAGAATCCTCCTTCAGAGCcagtaaagaaaaagaaaaagatgaaagagCCCAACTCTAATCTTCCGAGAAAGAGAAAGCTTCCATTATCTTCTGGGGAGCCTGTAGCCAAGAAACTGCCCCAGCTTGGTTCAGCGCACTTACACACCTATATGGAAGCTGATGTGCCGAAGCTACTGGGTCATCTGCAAGATCTCTGTATTGAACCTTTCTCTGGTTCATCAGTTGCTTCTTTTGGAGCTGCTAGGAAGTTTTTTATCCGTTTCCGTTCACTTAATTACCAGAAAAGCTTGTCTGTATCTTCATCTGATGCTACTTCTGCCTTAAACGCCAAAGACTCAAAACCTGGCAAGACCGTGAACAGAACCGAAGACCCATCAAAAGCTGGCAAAAAACGCCTCTCATCTGATCGTCAAGACGAGATCCCATTAGTTAAGAAGCTGAAGAAAACTAATCAGTTGAAACCAATGGCGTCTGAGAAACTGATTAAACGAGAAGCAAAGGAGACTATAAAACCAGTAAGAGAGCAAAGCGGTGCGGTTCAAGCAAGACCACTAAAGCCTCAAACCGGGAAGAAAACGGCTCCATCAGCAAAGGTGGTGGAACCCACAATGCTCGTCATGAAGTTTCCACCAGGCACATCTCTTCCTTCACCTGCACTGCTAAAGGCGAGGTTTGGTCGGTTCGGGCTGTTGGATCAGTCAGCCATCAGGGTGTTCTGGAAATCATCGACATGCCGCGTTGTCTTCCTGTATAAAGCCGATGCACAGACTGCTTTTAGATATGCAACGGGAAACAACTCTCTCTTTAGTAACGTGAACGTAAGGTACTTCCTCCGTGACGTTGACGCTCCTAAAGCCGAGACTCAAGAACAAGAAAACGCAAAGGAAGATGATGAGCCACAGAGCCAAGTGCCAGACCCAACATCGCCACGTTACCAACCAAAACTGCCACCACCGCCAAAGAGCAACCTCAAATCCTGCCTGAAGAAATTGGGAGATGACACTAGCAGTAACCGCCCAAGAGTCAAATTCATGTTGGAAGGTGAAGAAAACTCGAGTAAAGCAACCACCACCAACGAGCCATCGAATAGAAACGATGgaccttcttcatcatcttttgGAATGGAATTTGTAAGTAAGAAGTTTCAAAACGttgttcatcatcatcaacatcaacaGCTTCCTCCTCCTTCAACATTGCCACCAATTCTTCCTCTCCCTCCACAATACTCAAAGCCCATTAAAACAGTAGACCATGTTGAACCACCTatgccaccaccaccaccttctAGAAGCTTTCCTGGTCCGAGCTCAGCGGTTGGTGCCGGAGACATCTCTCACCAAATGCTCAACCTTTTGTCGAAATGCAACGACGTAGTGGCTAACGTGACAGGCTTGTTGGGCTATGTTCCTTACCACCcattgtga
- the LOC130500289 gene encoding 40S ribosomal protein S21-2 gives MQNEEGQITELYVPRKCSATNRMITSKDHASVQLNIGHLDADGVYTGQFTTFALCGFVRAQGDADSGVDRLWQKKKVEAKQI, from the exons ATGCAGAACGAAGAGGGTCAGATCACAGAACTATACGTTCCTAGGAAATG CTCTGCTACTAACCGGATGATCACATCAAAGGATCATGCATCTGTCCAGCTCAACATTGGGCATTTAGATGCTGATGGCGTCTACACCGGACAGTTCACTACCTTTGCTCTCTGTGGTTTTGTTCGTGCCCAG GGAGACGCAGACAGTGGCGTGGACAGGCTGTGGCAGAAGAAGAAGGTCGAAGCCAAACAAATTTAA
- the LOC130500287 gene encoding probable histone H2A.5, producing MESPAAAAAKPARGAGGRKGGDRKKSVTKSVKAGLQFPVGRISRYLKKGRYAVRYGAGAPVYLAAVLEYLAAEVLELAGNAARDNKKNRINPRHLCLAIRNDEELGKLLSGVTISSGGVLPNINPVLLPKRAAGASEKAEKPEKAAKSPKKA from the exons ATGGAGTcaccagcagcagcagcagcgaaGCCGGCGAGAGGCGCCGGAGGAAGGAAAGGAGGAGACAGGAAGAAGAGTGTCACCAAATCCGTCAAAGCCGGTCTCCAGTTCCCCGTCGGTCGTATCTCTCGTTACCTGAAGAAAGGCCGTTACGCCGTCAGGTACGGCGCCGGCGCTCCCGTCTACCTCGCCGCCGTTCTCGAGTACCTCGCCGCCGAG GTTTTGGAGCTGGCGGGGAACGCGGCGAGGGACAACAAGAAGAACAGGATAAACCCTAGGCATCTCTGCTTGGCGATAAGGAACGACGAGGAGCTGGGGAAGCTGCTTTCCGGAGTCACCATCTCGAGCGGAGGAGTGCTGCCGAACATCAACCCGGTTCTTCTTCCCAAGAGAGCTGCTGGCGCTTCTGAGAAAGCTGAGAAGCCTGAGAAAGCTGCCAAATCTCCCAAGAAGGCCTGA